In a genomic window of Anaerohalosphaeraceae bacterium:
- a CDS encoding energy transducer TonB: MRALFRWFWRVFQRLAVLLGGIGLTLLFFLILPLMQTLAKPPAADLILRPVDTARLDAPPPPPEEKPPQEPEPEDSPPELTEEAPPLTLEQLTLALNPTLSGSWMEGDFAVSLQNVAAETKNAEALFSIADLDQKPRVIYQPSPLMTKELRKKTPGTVYIIFVVDEQGRVENPTVQSSTDPIFEKPALNAVKQWKFEPGRRNGQPVKFRMRVPITFPKG, from the coding sequence ATGCGTGCACTGTTTCGCTGGTTCTGGAGAGTGTTTCAACGTCTGGCGGTTCTGCTGGGCGGCATCGGGTTGACCCTGCTGTTTTTCCTGATTCTGCCGCTGATGCAGACCCTGGCCAAGCCCCCTGCGGCGGATTTGATTCTGCGTCCTGTTGATACAGCCAGACTGGATGCTCCGCCTCCGCCGCCGGAGGAAAAGCCGCCGCAGGAACCGGAGCCCGAAGACAGTCCGCCGGAGCTGACCGAAGAGGCGCCGCCGCTGACGCTCGAGCAGCTGACGCTGGCGCTGAATCCGACGCTCAGCGGAAGCTGGATGGAGGGAGATTTTGCCGTCTCCCTGCAGAATGTTGCGGCGGAAACCAAAAACGCCGAGGCCCTTTTTTCGATTGCGGACCTCGACCAGAAGCCGCGGGTGATTTATCAGCCCAGTCCGCTGATGACCAAAGAGCTCCGGAAGAAAACGCCCGGAACGGTCTATATTATTTTTGTCGTCGATGAACAGGGACGGGTCGAAAATCCGACCGTCCAGTCCAGTACCGACCCGATTTTCGAAAAGCCCGCTCTGAATGCCGTCAAACAGTGGAAATTTGAACCCGGCCGGCGAAACGGTCAGCCGGTGAAGTTTCGTATGCGGGTACCGATTACGTTTCCGAAAGGATAA
- a CDS encoding MotA/TolQ/ExbB proton channel family protein has translation MIRSFRTIILHRTLAVILPALGLVSVGYGQNQTADVNASVQKIQQKLDDSLAELAAFRQQMAEELLPLNRRINELENRLLEVRRQYQQTSRLLDGRTLDLSTLRNEIKARQEEASYLSGLLGEYIRNFESRLHIAELQRYRSVLEEAKLAAENRTLSPMEIYEAQGRLLLTALDRLEEALGGARFEGTAVDSTGLVQKGTFVLLGPIALFRSHDGRVVGTVEQQLGSLEPTVLPFENPQIAQAAAELIETSQGLFPLDPTLGNARKIEQTRESLLEHIQKGGPVMIPIFALAGAAFLVALFKWFSMLWIRMPSARKINAFLKAVSKMDSAEAKEKARAIRGPIGQMLRVGVEHMNEPRELVEEILYEKILAVRLKLERFLPFIAVSAACAPLLGLLGTVTGIINTFKLITVFGSGDVKTLSGGISEALITTEFGLIVAIPSLLIHAFLSRKSKGILNQMEKTAFAFLNELAKAAAHAPSVSSAPAAAAEPVQEQPAVQPSVQIPPFVQAEPQTKIAEILVQILALENEDSLERIFVVDKAGKYLGSVQVQELLARPANTPLELLLDRKDSFIRIDAHPRQVQKAFEQHRDAHLPILDHQDRLVGQMSRNASSRQEVQ, from the coding sequence ATGATACGGTCTTTTCGAACAATCATTCTGCATCGAACTCTGGCCGTCATTCTCCCGGCTCTGGGGCTTGTTTCCGTCGGATACGGTCAGAACCAGACGGCGGATGTCAATGCCTCCGTTCAGAAAATTCAGCAGAAACTGGATGACAGTCTGGCCGAACTGGCTGCCTTCCGGCAGCAGATGGCCGAGGAGCTGCTGCCTCTGAACCGGCGAATCAACGAGCTGGAAAACCGGCTGCTCGAAGTCCGCCGGCAGTACCAGCAGACTTCCCGCCTGCTCGACGGACGCACGCTGGACCTGAGCACCCTCCGCAATGAAATCAAGGCCCGTCAGGAGGAGGCGTCTTATTTGTCCGGCCTGCTGGGAGAATACATCCGCAATTTCGAATCTCGCCTTCATATTGCCGAACTTCAGCGGTATCGGTCAGTGCTCGAAGAGGCCAAACTGGCGGCGGAAAACCGAACCCTCAGTCCGATGGAAATCTATGAAGCGCAGGGCCGTCTGCTCCTGACGGCTCTGGACCGTCTGGAAGAAGCGCTCGGCGGGGCCCGCTTCGAAGGCACCGCCGTAGATTCCACCGGTCTGGTGCAGAAAGGGACATTTGTCCTGCTGGGGCCGATTGCTTTGTTCCGTTCTCATGACGGGCGAGTTGTGGGCACCGTAGAACAGCAGCTCGGCTCTCTGGAGCCGACCGTTCTGCCGTTTGAAAATCCGCAGATTGCCCAGGCCGCCGCCGAACTGATTGAAACATCTCAGGGGCTGTTTCCGCTGGACCCGACCCTCGGCAATGCCCGCAAAATTGAACAGACTCGTGAATCCCTTCTGGAGCATATTCAGAAGGGCGGCCCGGTGATGATACCGATTTTCGCCCTGGCGGGTGCGGCGTTTCTGGTGGCCTTGTTCAAGTGGTTCAGCATGCTCTGGATACGAATGCCCTCCGCCAGAAAAATCAACGCCTTTCTTAAAGCGGTCTCGAAAATGGATTCCGCCGAGGCGAAGGAAAAAGCCCGCGCCATCCGGGGCCCGATTGGACAGATGCTCCGGGTCGGTGTCGAGCACATGAACGAGCCGCGGGAGCTCGTCGAGGAGATTCTGTATGAAAAAATCCTGGCGGTTCGTCTGAAACTGGAGCGGTTCCTTCCCTTTATTGCTGTCAGCGCCGCCTGTGCACCGCTGCTGGGGCTTCTGGGAACGGTGACCGGCATCATCAACACCTTTAAATTGATTACCGTGTTCGGCTCCGGAGATGTCAAAACCCTTTCCGGCGGCATCTCTGAGGCTCTCATTACAACGGAATTCGGTCTGATTGTGGCGATTCCTTCGCTGCTGATTCATGCTTTTCTGTCCCGCAAATCCAAAGGGATTCTCAACCAGATGGAAAAGACGGCCTTTGCGTTTCTGAACGAACTGGCCAAAGCCGCCGCCCATGCCCCGTCGGTTTCGTCGGCTCCGGCGGCCGCCGCTGAACCGGTGCAGGAACAGCCGGCCGTCCAGCCGTCTGTCCAGATTCCGCCGTTTGTGCAGGCGGAACCGCAGACCAAAATCGCCGAAATCCTTGTACAGATTCTGGCCCTCGAAAACGAGGATTCTCTCGAGCGGATTTTTGTCGTGGACAAGGCCGGCAAATACCTGGGTTCCGTGCAGGTCCAGGAGCTGCTGGCCCGGCCTGCCAATACGCCTCTGGAGCTCCTGCTCGACCGCAAAGACTCCTTTATCCGAATTGATGCGCATCCCCGACAGGTCCAGAAGGCCTTTGAGCAGCACAGAGATGCTCATCTGCCGATTTTGGACCACCAGGACCGTCTGGTCGGCCAGATGAGCCGAAATGCATCAAGTCGTCAGGAGGTCCAGTGA
- a CDS encoding DUF3450 family protein, with translation MNRSLSEKAGCGKRHPVFRPSGMRRWLFGLAAVGLFFSAARASETAETLETIRTATEKWVETQRILSKEKRDFALAKELLAERIALLEREIESVENKIREADASIAEADRKRDEMLEEKERLLDASSVLKKLVSRMEERVCALLERLPEPLRQHVKPLSQRIAAKSDSSRQSLSERFQNVVGILNEVDKFHKEITAVSEIRTLPDGTSQEVAAVYVGISCGYFSNPAQTAGGFGFPDENRWNWTVKPEIAGSVSDLIAILKNEKTASYVLLPLTIQ, from the coding sequence ATGAACAGAAGTCTTTCAGAAAAAGCAGGTTGCGGAAAAAGGCATCCGGTGTTTAGGCCGTCCGGCATGCGTCGATGGCTGTTCGGGCTGGCTGCCGTCGGCCTTTTCTTCTCCGCGGCTCGGGCCTCGGAGACCGCCGAGACACTCGAAACCATCCGCACGGCCACAGAAAAATGGGTGGAAACGCAGCGGATTCTGTCGAAAGAAAAACGGGATTTTGCCCTGGCCAAGGAGCTGCTGGCCGAACGGATAGCCCTGCTGGAGCGGGAGATAGAATCGGTTGAAAATAAAATCCGCGAAGCGGATGCCAGCATTGCCGAAGCCGACCGCAAACGCGATGAAATGCTCGAAGAAAAAGAGCGGCTGCTGGATGCCTCTTCTGTGCTGAAAAAGCTCGTCAGCCGGATGGAGGAGCGGGTTTGTGCTCTGCTGGAACGTCTGCCCGAACCGCTTCGTCAGCACGTCAAGCCCCTCAGTCAGCGGATTGCCGCGAAATCGGATTCGTCCCGCCAGTCTCTGTCCGAACGCTTCCAGAATGTGGTGGGCATTCTGAATGAAGTGGATAAGTTTCACAAGGAAATTACGGCCGTCAGCGAAATCCGCACGCTTCCGGACGGCACCTCGCAGGAAGTTGCCGCCGTCTATGTCGGCATCAGCTGCGGATATTTCAGCAATCCGGCCCAGACCGCAGGCGGTTTCGGATTTCCGGATGAAAACCGGTGGAACTGGACCGTGAAACCGGAGATCGCCGGCTCTGTCAGCGATTTAATCGCCATATTGAAAAATGAGAAAACCGCTTCTTATGTTCTTCTGCCTTTAACCATTCAGTAA
- a CDS encoding MotA/TolQ/ExbB proton channel family protein, translated as MSELNLPNQISEMLRFLPEPMQRFLGEAWSIWLSGGWAMTAIAAVGIVMFGLGVHLWLRFAEKGFTRIREKTWRQWLEQPNLRRGTVGRILNEVSGFSTLKDCVLFFEELKTAELGPFERDLRVMKICVGLAPLLGLLGTVTGMLATFSALATGSGGEKTMAMVAGGISEALITTETGLIIALPGLFFHYQLVRKQNRYRAFLAHLETVCTQHLYKQILRSKGDN; from the coding sequence GTGAGCGAACTGAATCTTCCCAATCAGATTTCCGAGATGCTTCGGTTTCTGCCCGAACCGATGCAGAGGTTTCTGGGGGAGGCCTGGAGCATCTGGCTGTCCGGCGGGTGGGCCATGACGGCCATCGCCGCCGTGGGTATTGTGATGTTCGGGCTGGGGGTTCATCTGTGGCTCCGATTTGCGGAAAAGGGATTTACCCGAATCCGCGAAAAAACCTGGCGCCAGTGGCTCGAACAGCCGAATCTGCGCCGGGGTACCGTCGGACGAATTCTGAACGAAGTAAGCGGTTTTTCCACACTGAAAGACTGTGTTTTGTTCTTTGAAGAACTCAAAACCGCCGAGCTGGGACCGTTTGAAAGAGACCTGCGGGTGATGAAAATCTGCGTCGGACTGGCGCCACTGCTCGGTCTGCTGGGAACCGTTACCGGGATGCTGGCGACGTTTTCGGCGCTGGCGACCGGCAGCGGCGGAGAAAAAACCATGGCGATGGTGGCCGGCGGCATTTCCGAAGCCCTTATCACGACGGAAACCGGTCTGATTATTGCTTTGCCGGGTCTGTTTTTTCATTATCAGCTGGTTCGAAAGCAGAACCGATACAGGGCCTTTCTGGCTCATTTGGAAACCGTCTGTACCCAGCATCTTTATAAACAAATCCTCCGGTCAAAAGGAGACAACTGA
- a CDS encoding tetratricopeptide repeat protein: protein MIRRSAILALMVSVSPFSGVLCRAEESARPLPESFLSFWNQPSFQQRLAESYLAETDIEPRLTAEERERLLKILNLISSDKMNEAASAIQKELTRNAAASAVFDFTLANIYFQQEKLNEAAAAYRQAVQKFPKFRRAWRNLGLICIRNSDFAGAAAAFTKVMELGGSDAVTYGLLGFAYASLDDHLAAESSYRMAVLLDPATMDWKMGLARSLFRQERYPEAAALCESLLRQTPDRADLWLLLANASLGMNKPLKAAEIFEWLDTLGRSTAESLLLLGDIYINEELYESAVRAYTRALEQKLSVPAERLLRASRALMARGALAESRQLLERMQQAFEGQFTDALKVEMLKLQARIAVAEGAGSEEQIRLLEEIIAIDPLDGEALILLGQHWGKMNNSEKAVFYFERAAAIEKYEAQARIRHAQLLVQQGKYEEAIPLLRRAQQIDPRDNVREYLEQVERAAKSR, encoded by the coding sequence ATGATTCGTCGTTCTGCGATTCTGGCTCTGATGGTGAGTGTATCTCCGTTTAGCGGGGTTCTGTGCCGGGCGGAGGAATCGGCACGGCCGCTGCCGGAGTCTTTTTTGTCCTTCTGGAATCAGCCGTCCTTCCAGCAGCGTCTGGCGGAAAGCTATCTGGCGGAGACGGATATTGAGCCCCGCCTGACTGCCGAAGAACGCGAGCGGCTTCTGAAAATCCTGAATCTGATATCGTCGGATAAAATGAACGAGGCGGCTTCTGCTATTCAAAAAGAGCTGACTCGAAACGCCGCTGCCAGCGCCGTTTTTGATTTTACGCTGGCCAACATTTATTTTCAGCAGGAGAAACTGAATGAGGCGGCCGCTGCTTATCGGCAGGCCGTGCAGAAGTTTCCCAAATTTCGGCGGGCATGGCGCAATTTAGGCCTGATTTGCATCCGGAACAGCGATTTTGCCGGTGCCGCCGCCGCATTCACCAAAGTGATGGAGCTGGGCGGTTCCGATGCCGTCACCTACGGTCTGCTCGGGTTCGCCTATGCCTCGCTGGATGACCATCTGGCGGCCGAGTCGTCCTACCGGATGGCGGTTTTGCTGGACCCGGCTACAATGGACTGGAAAATGGGGCTGGCACGAAGTCTGTTCCGGCAGGAGCGGTACCCGGAAGCCGCCGCCCTCTGTGAATCACTGCTCCGGCAGACCCCCGACCGAGCGGATTTGTGGCTTCTTCTTGCCAACGCCTCTCTCGGAATGAACAAACCGCTCAAAGCCGCCGAGATTTTTGAGTGGCTGGACACCCTGGGCCGTTCGACCGCCGAAAGTCTGCTGCTTCTGGGCGATATTTACATCAATGAAGAACTGTATGAATCCGCGGTCAGGGCCTATACCCGGGCCCTCGAGCAGAAACTGTCTGTGCCCGCCGAACGGCTTCTTCGGGCCTCCAGAGCCCTGATGGCCCGCGGAGCGCTGGCGGAAAGCCGGCAGCTGCTCGAGCGGATGCAGCAGGCCTTTGAAGGACAGTTCACTGATGCTCTGAAGGTGGAAATGCTCAAGCTCCAGGCCCGGATTGCTGTGGCCGAAGGCGCCGGCAGTGAAGAGCAGATTCGCCTGCTGGAGGAAATTATCGCGATTGACCCGCTGGACGGAGAGGCCCTCATCCTGCTCGGACAGCACTGGGGCAAGATGAATAATTCGGAAAAGGCGGTCTTTTACTTCGAGCGGGCGGCGGCCATCGAGAAATACGAAGCCCAGGCCCGAATCCGCCATGCCCAGCTGCTGGTACAGCAGGGCAAGTATGAAGAGGCCATTCCGCTGCTTCGGCGGGCTCAGCAGATTGACCCGCGCGACAATGTCCGCGAATACCTCGAGCAGGTGGAACGGGCCGCCAAATCCCGCTGA
- a CDS encoding energy-coupling factor ABC transporter permease, whose product MADALLSPAVGGTMWAVSAGLLGYSCRKIRQEFQESKIPLMGVAGAFVFAAQMLNFTIPGTGSSGHLGGGLLLAVLLGPWAGFVTMASILVIQALFFADGGLLALGCNIFNLGFWTCFVAYPLIYQPIAGKNPTRKRVVWGSMLAAVVGLQLGAFSVVMETVLSGITELPFGLFVLAMQPIHLAIGIVEGMATAAVVLFVLQNKPQIILSPQTALPGSSIRRTALVFLTAALVLGGAASWFASTHPDGLEWSMARVSGKEELESPEKGIHSSLAQIQEKTAILPDYSFKTAHAEESDSEHWPAVDVGTSVSGIAGGLLTLVLTAGIAAAIKTAHQKPNTRAS is encoded by the coding sequence ATGGCGGATGCGTTGCTGTCGCCGGCGGTCGGCGGGACGATGTGGGCTGTCAGCGCCGGTCTGCTGGGCTATTCGTGCAGAAAAATCCGGCAGGAGTTTCAGGAAAGCAAAATCCCGCTGATGGGGGTAGCCGGGGCGTTTGTGTTTGCGGCCCAGATGCTCAACTTTACGATTCCGGGTACCGGTTCCAGCGGGCACCTGGGCGGCGGGCTGCTGCTGGCTGTTCTGTTGGGACCCTGGGCGGGGTTCGTGACAATGGCCTCAATTCTGGTTATCCAGGCCTTGTTTTTTGCCGACGGCGGATTGCTGGCTCTCGGGTGCAACATCTTTAATCTGGGTTTTTGGACCTGTTTTGTTGCCTATCCGTTAATTTACCAGCCGATTGCCGGAAAAAATCCGACTCGAAAACGCGTTGTTTGGGGCTCGATGCTGGCAGCAGTTGTCGGTCTTCAGCTGGGGGCCTTTTCTGTCGTGATGGAAACGGTTTTGTCCGGCATCACCGAGCTTCCGTTTGGGCTGTTTGTGCTGGCGATGCAGCCGATTCATCTGGCGATCGGAATCGTGGAAGGGATGGCTACAGCGGCGGTCGTCCTGTTTGTTCTGCAAAACAAGCCGCAAATCATCCTTTCGCCGCAAACCGCCCTGCCCGGCTCCTCTATTCGCAGGACGGCGTTGGTGTTTTTGACAGCGGCCCTTGTGCTGGGCGGAGCGGCCAGCTGGTTTGCCTCGACTCATCCGGATGGACTGGAATGGTCGATGGCGCGGGTATCGGGCAAAGAAGAACTGGAATCGCCGGAAAAAGGCATTCATTCCTCTCTGGCTCAAATCCAGGAGAAAACAGCGATTCTGCCGGATTACAGCTTCAAGACGGCCCACGCGGAAGAATCCGACAGCGAACACTGGCCCGCCGTGGATGTCGGGACAAGCGTATCCGGGATTGCCGGCGGTCTATTGACTTTGGTGCTGACGGCGGGAATTGCCGCGGCAATTAAAACGGCTCATCAAAAGCCGAATACCCGGGCCTCATAA
- a CDS encoding biopolymer transporter ExbD, with translation MGRFRSIASDDNQDVGIDISPLMDCVFILLIFFIVTTTFVEETGIEVDKPQAASSVRLEKNSILIALTDKGQVVYGGREIGFSGIQPLVKRMLQKEQVPVIIQADQGAPSGQLVRVIDEAKLAGAVKVSVASRQGSP, from the coding sequence ATGGGACGTTTTCGTTCAATCGCATCCGATGACAATCAGGATGTCGGGATTGACATTTCCCCGCTGATGGACTGCGTCTTTATTCTGCTGATTTTCTTTATTGTGACGACCACGTTTGTGGAGGAGACCGGAATCGAAGTGGACAAACCGCAGGCGGCCTCCTCGGTGCGTCTGGAGAAAAACAGCATCCTGATAGCGCTGACCGACAAGGGACAGGTGGTGTACGGGGGACGCGAGATCGGCTTTAGCGGCATCCAGCCCCTTGTGAAGCGCATGCTGCAGAAAGAACAGGTGCCCGTCATTATTCAGGCCGATCAGGGGGCTCCGTCCGGCCAGCTGGTTCGGGTCATTGATGAGGCCAAACTGGCCGGCGCGGTCAAAGTGAGTGTCGCGTCTCGACAAGGCAGCCCGTAA
- a CDS encoding tetratricopeptide repeat protein — protein MNCIRICGILLATEWLFGAGLCALAQSAADNPETAVLLQQAQSGDAGAQYLLGFLYAEGRQLPQDWSQAAYWYRAAALAGDADAQIALAALYEEGRGVPHNPEQALFWYRQAALSANGWAQLFLSLRLAETQPVSSYVWALLAELNGVDASEQKKNLLAKKEQDLLVDAQVRLGELVRRHPYLTERISGQVRYVSEDEGFSVLFPSPPVQHRLEQDPNSYTVSCQAAAADGRTAYHLTVRRFLSDSADRPSFQQGFIQDYLAARARLSSDGRLVRQTTLYFGHPAVLFKHTVPAAEGRSIHQGLLVFAGRTFLVLTCVFPETAPPPDFPFFVNSLDFPQIGCGPVL, from the coding sequence ATGAATTGTATCCGGATTTGCGGAATTCTGCTTGCCACCGAATGGCTCTTTGGAGCCGGTCTGTGTGCTTTGGCCCAGAGCGCTGCGGACAATCCGGAAACGGCCGTACTCCTTCAGCAGGCCCAATCGGGAGATGCCGGGGCCCAGTATCTGCTCGGCTTCCTGTATGCCGAAGGCCGTCAGCTTCCTCAGGATTGGTCTCAGGCCGCTTACTGGTATCGGGCGGCGGCCCTTGCCGGGGATGCGGATGCTCAAATTGCTCTGGCGGCTCTGTACGAAGAAGGCAGGGGAGTACCGCACAATCCTGAACAAGCCCTGTTCTGGTATCGGCAGGCGGCTCTGTCGGCCAACGGCTGGGCACAGCTGTTCCTCAGTCTTCGACTGGCGGAAACCCAGCCCGTTTCCTCCTATGTGTGGGCCCTGCTGGCGGAGCTGAACGGGGTTGATGCTTCCGAGCAGAAAAAAAATCTGTTGGCTAAGAAAGAACAGGACCTGCTTGTTGATGCACAAGTCCGTCTGGGTGAACTTGTCCGGCGACATCCGTATCTGACGGAACGCATTTCAGGGCAGGTCCGATATGTTTCAGAAGATGAGGGATTTTCCGTCTTGTTTCCTTCGCCTCCCGTTCAGCACCGGCTTGAGCAGGACCCGAACAGTTATACCGTTTCCTGTCAGGCCGCTGCGGCGGACGGCCGCACCGCCTATCATCTGACTGTCCGGCGGTTTTTGTCTGATTCGGCCGACCGTCCCTCTTTTCAGCAGGGCTTTATTCAGGATTATCTGGCTGCCCGGGCCCGTCTTTCCTCGGACGGCCGGCTTGTCCGCCAGACGACGCTGTATTTCGGACATCCAGCCGTTCTGTTTAAACACACCGTCCCGGCCGCCGAAGGCCGAAGCATTCACCAGGGCCTTCTTGTTTTTGCCGGACGGACCTTTCTCGTCCTGACCTGCGTCTTTCCGGAAACGGCCCCGCCTCCGGATTTCCCGTTCTTTGTCAACTCTCTCGATTTCCCGCAAATCGGCTGCGGCCCGGTGCTGTAA
- a CDS encoding SEL1-like repeat protein yields MADIMGFSCRAENGTNRFSGMLIGVFLSVFTAGCSGSFEKGWSAYQRKEYDAAAEIWSQSAESGDKRAQFYLGLMYEEGLGVGQDPQKAAYWYGLSAEQGFSPAQNNLGLCYWNGQGVERNPDRAAELFAAAAEKGHPWALQNYGLLSLRGEGTVQDPVRAFGLVRRAALDGNPQAQYTLGMMYREGLGTKQDVRKAAKWMKQAANQGYAPAQNMLGLLYEDGQGVIQSYPRAVYWYEQAQKRNLPAAANNLARMYLKGRGVKPDSQKALDLLRPLAEAGIPQAQAGLGILYLEQESPDYAQALSWLRPAAEQGVSAACHALGLMYANGQGVPQDYEQAEKWYRGAAEKGFAPSQNNLALMYYQGLGVEQDYQQAAEWFRKAAQQNAAPAQYALGWLYYRGWGVEQNLHEAVEWFRRAAENGFPRAQAALGKMYLKGQAVPKNSSEAQKWLQEAQRSASTQKEPDTRAGAWAYAKAESR; encoded by the coding sequence ATGGCGGACATCATGGGATTCAGCTGCAGGGCGGAAAACGGCACCAATCGATTCAGCGGGATGCTGATAGGGGTGTTTTTATCGGTCTTTACCGCCGGCTGCAGCGGTTCATTCGAAAAGGGATGGAGTGCGTATCAGCGCAAGGAGTATGATGCGGCGGCGGAGATTTGGAGTCAATCGGCTGAATCCGGAGATAAGCGGGCTCAATTTTATCTGGGCCTGATGTACGAAGAGGGACTCGGTGTTGGACAGGACCCCCAAAAGGCCGCCTACTGGTATGGGTTGTCTGCCGAACAGGGGTTTTCTCCTGCACAAAACAATCTCGGCCTCTGCTACTGGAACGGACAGGGAGTCGAGCGGAATCCCGACCGTGCGGCGGAACTGTTTGCGGCCGCCGCGGAGAAGGGGCATCCCTGGGCCCTGCAGAATTACGGTCTGCTGTCGTTGCGGGGCGAGGGAACGGTCCAGGACCCCGTCCGGGCCTTTGGGCTGGTTCGCAGGGCCGCTCTGGATGGAAATCCGCAGGCCCAGTACACGCTGGGGATGATGTATCGGGAAGGCCTGGGCACCAAACAGGATGTTCGAAAGGCCGCCAAATGGATGAAACAGGCCGCCAATCAGGGCTATGCGCCGGCTCAGAATATGCTCGGCCTTCTGTATGAGGACGGACAAGGGGTCATTCAGTCCTATCCGCGGGCGGTCTATTGGTATGAACAGGCCCAGAAACGCAATCTGCCCGCTGCGGCCAACAATCTGGCCCGTATGTATCTGAAAGGCCGCGGCGTCAAACCCGATTCGCAGAAAGCCCTCGACCTGCTTCGCCCGCTGGCGGAAGCCGGAATTCCTCAGGCTCAGGCCGGATTGGGTATTCTGTATCTGGAACAGGAATCGCCGGATTATGCCCAGGCGCTTTCATGGCTTCGGCCCGCCGCCGAGCAGGGCGTTTCCGCCGCCTGTCATGCACTGGGGCTGATGTATGCCAACGGCCAGGGTGTCCCGCAGGATTATGAACAGGCCGAAAAATGGTATCGCGGCGCCGCCGAAAAAGGATTTGCTCCTTCTCAAAACAATCTGGCCCTGATGTATTATCAGGGTTTGGGTGTGGAACAGGATTATCAGCAGGCGGCCGAGTGGTTCCGAAAAGCTGCTCAGCAGAATGCCGCCCCCGCCCAATATGCCCTCGGATGGCTGTATTACAGGGGCTGGGGAGTTGAACAGAATCTCCACGAAGCTGTCGAATGGTTTCGGCGTGCGGCCGAAAACGGATTCCCTCGGGCGCAAGCTGCTTTGGGCAAGATGTACCTAAAAGGACAGGCCGTACCGAAGAATTCATCCGAAGCCCAAAAATGGCTCCAGGAAGCCCAGCGGTCAGCGTCAACACAAAAGGAGCCCGACACCCGCGCGGGTGCCTGGGCTTATGCAAAGGCCGAATCAAGGTGA